From one Vicia villosa cultivar HV-30 ecotype Madison, WI unplaced genomic scaffold, Vvil1.0 ctg.001147F_1_1_1, whole genome shotgun sequence genomic stretch:
- the LOC131633610 gene encoding probable disease resistance protein At4g27220, translated as MAEIALSIAAKLAEYLVDPILNNARYVFGFNQIVRSLHDQKDELIVTQKSVKKRMKEARRKTEIIEEAVERWMNDVNNVLKDAEKLEEKTKDNKGCYRVPFQYFLAKEVENVTKRMKNLNSSCIFEPFSRRTELPGMKYFSSKNFVYSKSTEHSYDKLMEALKDGKCNMIGFHGMGGSGKTTLVKEVGKKAEELQHFDKVVMAVVSHNPEVTNIQGQIADSLDLILREETTFGRAQRLSTSLQAERPLVILDDVWEKLDFEAIGIPPCCTVLLATRGRDVCVSMNCQTTVELSLLDEEEAWTLFKRCADIIDDSPYALKLKNVPRKIAKKCKGLPIAIVTMASMLRGKKVEEWELALLKLEESEEIDVEEVLSSCYACIKLSYDNLTKQVSKNLFLLCSMFPEDYEINMEDLVRYIKGLGPSAGTSGPMEKVRREIQVTMNILKDSHLLQPCGKQEFVKMHDLVRDAALWIASKEGKAIKVLTKTSVAVEENVKEIAAMSLWGMENLPPIDQLQCTALKTLLLHSTDESSIQLPNEYFGKMQMLEVLGITKFYYTWRNLYMLRYLSSSLSIFAVPQSIERLTRLRTLCLRGYDLGDISILASLTRLEILDLRSSSFDELPQGITTLQKLRLLDIYTCRIKKNNPYEVIRKCTQLEELYIWRVEDDSLPIISLPRLHRYVIVCDKSRENCRFLIDAYLEDHVPSRALCIDRFDASALIHDSSSIKDLFLRSKHLYMGHLRGGCKNIVPHMDQGGGMNGLIGLILESCSEIECLLDTTNTNLPAFFELVTLKLIWMNGLKRVFYDPTSQCSLEKLQDLQIEYCTQLSSISFPRNSNMCNLKILRLQWCPLLTSSLFVPAIARRLVLLEELKIFDCSKLKHIIAEEYEEDESASNPSPTLKVFPNLRILHVHGCHSLESIFPISFAQSLERLEKIVIWYNFGLNYVFGTHEYKNSANEIKANVNLIALRRISLVSLLNFIDIFPNYCHSRSPNLKEIECIECPRLSTNLMYKTLLSSDQQKCLTATEERVVFPDSEEPVLALEYLTFENSMVEGIFQLQAVKQGPLNSNLSHLCLKDLPKLSLIWKGPKDVLNLQKLKSLVLVGCRNLETIFSPTIVGSLAELSELVVSKCEKLKQIVCSDNSMRFPLLSIVHVFQCNNLNFLFSQSLPSPFRELEFITIEECYEIEQVFFCNEDDRSQHVPEENKQNLVLPKLREVKLVRLPNITEFSKGPYKLQQNVEHYTARNCPKYTCAWLQEKTPFSTIHLQTKGDVCEMGLGLGSGSTSTFSATTDINPQIQERVSKLETNLESERQRRRLMELDLQVERERRKLIELKLEAEQERRRFMEETMLSFFHKMLGRVPQQFAYLLSQTQSAQNEESEDQDFQDVSIQSL; from the exons ATGGCAGAAATTGCACTCTCCATTGCAGCTAAGCTTGCAGAATATTTGGTCGACCCTATATTAAACAATGCTCGTTACGTATTCGGTTTCAACCAAATCGTTAGAAGTCTTCATGATCAAAAGGATGAGTTGATTGTAACCCAAAAGAGTGTGAAGAAGCGCATGAAAGAAGCCAGAAGGAAAACCGAAATAATTGAGGAAGCTGTCGAGAGGTGGatgaatgatgttaataatgTCTTAAAAGATGCAGAAAAGCTTGAAGAAAAAACTAAAGATAACAAAGGGTGTTACCGCGTACCTTTCCAATACTTTCTAGCAAAAGAAGTAGAGAATGTAACAAAGAGAATGAAGAATCTAAATAGCAGCTGCATATTTGAGCCATTTTCTAGGCGCACTGAACTTCCTGGCATGAAATACTTCTCATCCAAAAACTTTGTCTATTCCAAGTCCACTGAGCATTCTTATGATAAACTCATGGAGGCATTGAAAGATGGAAAATGTAACATGATTGGATTTCATGGGATGGGAGGATCTGGTAAAACCACTTTGGTGAAAGAGGTCGGGAAGAAAGCTGAGGAGTTGCAACATTTCGACAAAGTTGTTATGGCTGTTGTCTCTCACAATCCCGAAGTGACGAATATCCAAGGTCAAATTGCAGATAGTTTGGATTTGATATTGAGGGAAGAGACAACATTTGGTAGAGCACAAAGACTTTCAACAAGCTTACAAGCTGAGAGGCCTCTTGTGATCTTGGATGATGTGTGGGAGAAGCTTGATTTTGAAGCCATAGGGATTCCACCATGTTGCACTGTCTTGCTAGCTACTCGCGGTCGAGATGTATGCGTGTCTATGAACTGTCAAACAACGGTTGAACTGTCTCTCTTGGATGAAGAGGAAGCTTGGACTTTGTTTAAAAGGTGTGCAGATATCATTGATGACTCACCATATGCCTTGAAGTTGAAGAATGTGCCAAGGAAAATTGCTAAGAAATGCAAAGGACTCCCAATTGCAATTGTGACTATGGCAAGTATGTTAAGAGGGAAGAAAGTTGAAGAGTGGGAATTAGCATTGCTTAAACTAGAGGAATCAGAGGAAATTGATGTTGAAGAAGTGTTGAGTAGTTGTTATGCTTGTATCAAGTTAAGCTATGACAATTTGACAAAGCAAGTTTCAAAGAATCTCTTTTTGTTGTGCTCGATGTTTCCAGAAGATTATGAGATCAATATGGAAGATCTGGTTAGGTACATAAAGGGACTTGGACCATCTGCCGGGACTAGTGGACCAATGGAGAAAGTCAGAAGAGAGATACAAGTGACCATGAACATCCTTAAAGATTCACATTTATTGCAACCTTGTGGTAAACAAGAATTTGTGAAAATGCATGACTTGGTTCGGGATGCAGCCTTATGGATTGCTTCAAAAGAAGGCAAAGCGATTAAGGTACTGACCAAAACATCGGTAGCAGTAGAAGAAAATGTAAAAGAGATCGCTGCAATGTCCTTATGGGGCATGGAAAATCTTCCTCCTATTGATCAATTACAGTGTACAGCACTCAAGACTCTTCTACTTCATTCCACAGATGAATCTTCTATACAATTACCAAATGAATATTTTGGAAAGATGCAAATGCTGGAAGTCTTGGGGATAACAAAATTTTACTACACATGGCGCAATCTGTATATGCTGCGCTACTTGAGTTCATCATTGTCTATCTTTGCCGTGCCTCAATCAATAGAGAGATTAACTAGGCTACGGACTCTTTGTCTAAGAGGATATGATTTAGGCGATATCTCTATACTGGCAAGCTTAACAAGACTTGAGATTCTCGATTTGCGCAGTTCATCTTTCGATGAGCTGCCACAAGGAATCACAACTTTGCAGAAACTAAGACTACTGGATATCTACACTTGTCGCATCAAGAAGAACAACCCTTATGAAGTGATAAGGAAGTGTACACAGCTAGAGGAATTGTATATATGGAGAGTTGAAGATGATTCTTTACCGATTATCTCTTTACCAAGGTTACATAGATATGTAATTGTATGTGACAAGTCCAGGGAAAACTGTAGATTCCTCATAGATGCTTATCTAGAAGATCATGTGCCATCAAGAGCGTTATGCATAGACCGGTTTGATGCATCTGCTCTTATTCATGATTCATCTTCAATCAAAGATTTGTTTCTGAGATCGAAGCACCTTTACATGGGACATCTTCGGGGAGGATGCAAAAACATCGTGCCCCACATGGATCAAGGAGGGGGCATGAATGGGTTGATTGGACTAATACTTGAATCTTGTTCAGAGATAGAATGCCTCCTTGATACTACAAATACCAATTTGCCAGCATTCTTTGAGTTGGTTACGTTGAAGTTGATATGGATGAATGGTCTTAAACGTGTTTTCTATGATCCTACTTCCCAATGCTCTCTTGAAAAATTACAAGACCTGCAGATAGAGTATTGTACACAACTGAGTAGCATATCTTTTCCAAGGAATTCAAATATGTGTAATCTTAAGATTCTCAGATTACAGTGGTGTCCATTGCTAACATCATCACTTTTTGTACCTGCCATTGCTCGACGTTTAGTGCTACTAGAggaattaaaaatatttgattgcaGTAAGTTGAAGCATATCATAGCAGAAGAATATGAAGAAGACGAGAGTGCTAGTAATCCAAGTCCTACCTTGAAAGTGTTCCCAAATTTAAGGATTCTTCATGTGCACGGATGCCATAGTTTAGAATCAATCTTTCCAATCTCTTTTGCTCAAAGTctggagagattagagaagatagTTATATGGTACAACTTTGGGTTAAATTATGTATTTGGCACACACGAATACAAGAATAGTGCGAATGAGATTAAGGCCAACGTCAATCTCATTGCTTTAAGAAGAATCTCACTTGTATCACTGTTGAATTTTATTGACATTTTCCCAAACTATTGTCATTCAAGGTCGCCAAATTTGAAAGAGATAGAATGCATAGAATGTCCTCGCTTATCAACCAACCTTATGTACAAGACTTTGCTCAGTTCAGATCAACAGAAATGTCTCACGGCCACTGAG GAGAGAGTGGTCTTTCCTGATAGCGAAGAACCTGTCCTAGCCTTGGAATATCTCACCTTTGAGAATTCCATGGTAGAAGGTATTTTCCAACTGCAAGCTGTAAAACAAGGGCCATTGAATTCAAACTTATCTCATTTATGTTTAAAGGATTTACCCAAGTTGAGTCTTATTTGGAAGGGTCCAAAAGATGTTCTCAACCTCCAGAAACTCAAGAGTTTGGTTCTGGTTGGATGTAGAAACTTGGAAACCATCTTCTCTCCTACTATTGTTGGAAGCCTAGCTGAGCTGAGTGAACTTGTTGTAAGCAAGTGTGAGAAGTTGAAGCAAATAGTTTGTTCAGATAATTCAATGCGCTTCCCTCTACTGTCCATTGTTCATGTCTTTCAGTGCAACAATTTGAACTTCCTTTTCTCTCAATCATTGCCTTCTCCATTTCGTGAACTAGAATTTATTACTATAGAGGAGTGTTATGAAATAGAACAGGTTTTCTTTTGCAATGAAGATGATAGAAGTCAACATGTGCCAGAAGAAAACAAACAGAATTTAGTACTTCCAAAATTGCGAGAGGTGAAACTCGTACGTTTGCCAAACATCACTGAATTTTctaaaggaccttataaactgcAGCAAAATGTGGAACATTATACAGCGAGAAACTGTCCCAAATATACTTGTGCTTGGTTGCAGGAAAAGACTCCATTTTCAACCATACATTTACAAACAAAAGGGGATGTTTGTGAAATGGGATTAGGATTAGGCTCAGGCTCAACTAGTACTTTTTCCGCCACTACTGATATTAATCCTCAGATACAAGAGAGGGTTAGCAAGTTGGAAACAAATTTAGAATCGGAGAGACAGAGAAGAAGGTTGATGGAGTTAGATTTGCAGGTTGAGAGGGAAAGGCGAAAACTAATAGAACTGAAACTGGAAGCTGAGCAAGAAAGACGACGATTCATGGAAGAAACAATGctttctttctttcataaaatgcTTGGAAGGGTCCCTCAACAGTTTGCTTACCTTCTTTCACAAACTCAATCG GCACAAAATGAAGAAAGTGAAGATCAGGACTTTCAAGATGTATCCATACAGTCCCTCTGA
- the LOC131633603 gene encoding KIN17-like protein — MRKNDFLTPKAIANRIKAKGLQKLRWYCQMCQKQCLVLQCHDENCFKCHCMSEGHQRQMQIFGQNPTRIVEGYTEEFKTTFLEHMKRNHRLNRVAATVVYNEYINDRNHAHMNSTEWATLTEFVKYLGRTRKCKVEETPKGWFITYIDKDSYTLFKKKMKNKRIKADLVDEKKQEKEIQKQIERAEQLMLLSNPESNQPSQVETIRELNAEDGIKIGFSLGSSAKPIAKDKGKTSRMAFDEVDEEKYEEKNRVKNLKRKESGGGKSTLDEMIREEERKKEKINRKDYWLHEGIVVKVMSKVLAEKGYYKQKGVMRKVIDKYIGEIKMLESKHMLRVDQEELETVIPQVGGRVKIVNGAYRGSLARLLGVDTYQFCAKVQIEKGAYDNRVLKVVEYEDICKVA, encoded by the exons ATGAGAAAAAACGACTTTCTCACGCCTAAGGCAATTGCCAATCGAATTAAAGCAAAAGGACTGCAAAAGCTTCGATGGTACTGCCAGATGTGCCAGAAGCAatgtct ggtgttacagtgtcATGATGAGAATTGTTTCAAATGCCACTGCATGAGTGAAGGGCACCAGCGTCAAATGCAAATTTTTGGACAAAACCCAACCCGCATAGTTGAGGGCTATACCGAAGAATTTAAGACTACTTTTCTTGAGCACATGAAGCGCAACCATCGACTCAACCGTGTAGCTGCCACTGTAGTGTATAATGAATACATAAATGATAGGAATCACGCTCATATGAACTCCACAGAGTGGGCTACACTTACTGAGTTTGTTAAGTACTTGGGTCGAACTAGAAAATGTAAGGTTGAAGAAACACCCAAGGGATGGTTCATTACATACATAGATAAAGATTCATACACCCttttcaagaagaagatgaagaataagagAATCAAGGCAGATTTGGTAGATGAAAAAAAACAAGAGAAGGAGATCCAGAAACAGATTGAAAGGGCTGAGCAATTGATGCTGCTATCTAATCCAGAGTCCAATCAGCCTTCACAGGTAGAGACTATAAGGGAACTAAATGCAGAAGATGGAATTAAGATAGGATTTTCTCTTGGGTCGTCTGCTAAACCTATAGCTAAGGATAAAGGCAAGACATCGAGGATGGCGTTTGATGAGGTTGATGAAGAGAAATATGAGGAAAAGAATCGTGTAAAAAATTTGAAAAGGAAAGAAAGCGGCGGTGGAAAATCAACTCTTGATGAAATGATCAGGGAAGAAGAGAGGAAAAAGGAAAAAATCAACAGGAAGGATTATTGGTTGCATGAGGGAATTGTTGTTAAGGTTATGAGCAAAGTCTTGGCAGAGAAGGGATACTACAAACAAAAAGGTGTTATGAGGAAAGTAATTGACAAGTACATAGGGGAAATAAAAATGTTAGAAAGCAAGCATATGCTTAGAGTTGATCAGGAAGAGCTTGAAACTGTGATACCACAGGTTGGGGGACGTGTAAAAATAGTAAATGGGGCTTATCGTGGATCCCTTGCTAGGCTGCTCGGGGTGGATACATATCAATTTTGCGCTAAGGTGCAGATAGAGAAAGGCGCTTATGATAATAGGGTGCTTAAAGTTGTGGAATATGAGGACATATGTAAAGTAGCCTAG
- the LOC131633606 gene encoding uncharacterized protein LOC131633606, translating into MVVWRFMHHKIPTDDNYAIRGFSLPSMCSLCQSNSETMDHLFFSCNFALAVLKASIVSIFYQVWRARNKVRHESSKTSWNSCVASIAAQVKLDGNLSSRKCNNNISNFVMLKRFDVNLNPSKTIDSFDVLWTPPLQTWIKCNIDGEAKGTPWKAVCGGIFRDCHANHVLSFSMFLGNEPPANAELLAVMVAMEKAMELELIRFWLESDCYIVVNAFYNHALVLWNLRSRWLVCWAYMMNIDFRITHGGQFLCGYFRWHWFRL; encoded by the exons ATGGTGGTTTGGAGATTCATGCATCATAAAATTCCAACTGATGATAACTATGCTATTAGAGGTTTTAGCTTACCATCCATGTGTTCTCTATGTCAATCTAATTCTGAAACCATGGATCATCTGTTCTTTAGCTGCAATTTT GCCTTGGCAGTTCTCAAAGCTAGCATCGTTAGTATTTTCTATCAGGTTTGGAGGGCTCGCAACAAAGTTAGACATGAGAGCTCTAAAACATCTTGGAATTCGTGTGTTGCCTCCATTGCTGCTCAAGTGAAACTGGATGGAAATCTTTCTAGCAGAAAATGCAACAACAACATATCTAATTTTGTCATGCTTAAAAGATTTGATGTCAATTTAAATCCATCAAAGACAATTGATTCCTTTGATGTTTTATGGACCCCTCCTCTGCAAACTTGGATCAAATGTAATATTGATGGTGAGGCTAAAGGGACTCCCTGGAAAGCTGTCTGTGGTGGCATCTTTAGAGATTGCCATGCTAATCATGTTCTAAGTTTTTCTATGTTCCTTGGCAACGAACCTCCTGCAAATGCTGAACTCTTGGCAGTCATGGTAGCCATGGAAAAAGCTATGGAGCTGGAGCTTATTAGGTTCTGGTTGGAATCAGACTGCTATATTGTTGTTAATGCTTTCTACAACCATGCTTTGGTCCTGTGGAATCTCCGATCTCGTTGGCTAGTTTGTTGGGCGTATATGATGAACATTGATTTTAGAATCACGCATGGAGGCCAATTTTTGTGCGGATATTTTCGCTGGCATTGGTTTAGATTGTAA
- the LOC131633601 gene encoding uncharacterized protein LOC131633601, with amino-acid sequence MAASSSKLLLPWLLATFLVILTCLQPWTVKSPFHPRDLLPLMPKQISWPILNSLHSAVDLLPVFVGAVSSQVNTNEWKGACFYKNQAWIEFHNKTGSQFGGGTVHLKVSNAHSWTCLDIYLFATPYRVTWDYYFLAREHTLEIKEWDGRAEYEYVKNHGLSIFLLKAGMLGTLQALWEVFPLFTNTGWGENSNIGFLEKHMGASFEIRPQPWVTNISAADIHSGDFLAVSKIRGRWGAFETLEKWVSGAYAGHTAVCLRDSEGKLWVGESGHENEKGEDIIAMIPWDEWWDFELNKDDSNPHIALLPLHPDIRARFNETAAWEYALSMDGKPYGYHNMIFSWIDTLTANYPPPLDANLVACVMTIWTQLQPEYAANMWNEALNKRLGTKELDLSEVLVEVERRGSSFDELLTVPEQDDWIYSDGKSTSCVAFILAMYKEAGLFDPIASSIQVTEFTIKDAYILNFFENNSSRLPTWCNDGDTVKLPYCQIKGKYRMELPGYNTMQPYPHMNERCSSLPTKYSRAENC; translated from the exons ATGGCTGCTTCTTCTTCCAAGCTACTACTACCATGGTTACTCGCCACGTTCCTCGTGATCCTCACGTGCCTTCAACCTTGGACTGTGAAATCCCCGTTTCACCCTCGCGACTTGCTTCCTCTGATGCCGAAGCAAATTTCGTGGCCGATTTTGAATTCGCTTCATAGCGCTGTTGATCTTCTTCCGGTTTTTGTTGGCGCTGTTTCGTCTCAGGTGAATACTAATGAATGGAAAGGTGCTTGCTTTTATAAGAATCAGGCGTGGATTGAGTTTCATAATAAAACTGGCTCTCAATTTGGTGGGGGAACCGTTCACTTAAAG GTTAGCAATGCTCATAGTTGGACATGTTTAGATATTTACCTTTTTGCAACCCCGTATCGCGTGACATGGGATTACTATTTTCTGGCCCGGGAGCATACACTTGAAATCAAGGAATGGGATGGGAGAGCCGAGTACGAGTAT GTAAAAAATCACGGCTTATCAATTTTCCTCTTGAAAGCTGGAATGTTGGGGACCCTTCAAGCACTTTGGGAGGTCTTCCCTTTATTTACAAATACTGGATGGGGAGAGAACTCAAATATCGGGTTTTTGGAGAAACATATGGGAGCCTCTTTTGAAATACGCCCTCAGCCTTGGGTTACGAATATCAGTGCTGCTGACATTCACTCTGGGGATTTTCTTGCTGTTTCAAAAATTCGAGGTCGCTGGGGTGCTTTTGAGACTCTAGAGAAATGGGTTAGTGGCGCTTATGCCGGTCACACTGCTGTTTGCTTAAGAGATTCAGAAGGAAAGCTTTGGGTTGGAGAGTCAGGACATGAGAATGAAAAG GGAGAAGATATAATTGCTATGATACCATGGGATGAGTGGTGGGACTTTGAACTGAATAAAGATGATTCTAATCCCCATATTGCTCTTCTTCCTTTACACCCTGACATTCGTGCGAGGTTTAACGAGACTGCAGCATGGGAGTATGCCTTGAGTATGGACGGAAAACCTTATGGTTACCATAACATGATTTTCAGTTGGATAGATACTTTAACTGCAAACTATCCACCTCCCTTGGATGCTAATCTG GTTGCATGTGTTATGACAATTTGGACTCAACTTCAACCTGAATATGCTGCAAATATGTGGAATGAAGCCTTGAACAAACGACTTGGAACTAAA GAGCTTGACCTTTCAGAAGTTTTAGTAGAAGTTGAAAGGCGTGGATCATCTTTTGATGAACTACTGACGGTTCCAGAACAGGATGACTGGATCTACAGTGATGGAAAGTCAACTTCTTGTGTTGCTTTTATACTTGCAATGTACAAGGAGGCAGGATTGTTTGATCCAATTGCTAGTTCTATCCAAGTGACAGAGTTTACG ATAAAAGATGCTTACATTCTCAATTTTTTCGAGAACAATTCTAGCCGGTTGCCAACATGGTGCAATGACGGGGACACCGTGAAGCTTCCTTATTGTCAAATCAAAGGCAAGTATCGGATGGAGTTACCTGGATACAATACCATGCAACCATATCCTCACATGAATGAAAGGTGCTCATCTCTTCCCACAAAGTATTCCAGAGCCGAGAATTGCTAG
- the LOC131633602 gene encoding cytochrome P450 716B1-like, with protein sequence MITVLLVALLLLIPVIFLLRRTKPSKRVPPGSLGIPIIGQSLGLLRAMRSNTAEKWVEDRINKYGPISKLSLFGTPTVLIHGQAANKFIFANGGDTIVNQQTQSIKMILGDRNLLELSGKDHSRVRDALVSFLKPESLKQYVGKIDEEVKRHIQMHWEGKQQLKVLPLMKTLTFNIICSLLFGLESAKQRDQFMKPFQAMIQGMWSIPVNAPFTLYNRSLKASARIQNLLKEIVHQKKDEHEKNGANPRQDLISCLLSMVEDGKQVLTEKEIIHNAMLVMVAGYDTSSVVITFVIRLLANEPAICAAVLQEHEEIAKGKLLGEPLTWEDLSKMKYTWRVVMETLRRFPPIFGGFRKTATDIEYDGYIIPKGWQIFWVTSMTHMDSNIFPEPSKFDPSRFENQASTPPYCFVPFGGGARICPGYEFARVETLVAIHYLVTKFSWKLLSDNSFSRDPMPMPSQGLLIELCPRELS encoded by the exons ATGATTACTGTTCTCCTTGTTGCTCTCCTCTTACTCATCCCAGTTATCTTTCTGCTAAGAAGAACCAAACCATCCAAAAGGGTCCCTCCAGGTTCACTTGGAATTCCCATTATTGGTCAAAGCCTTGGCCTTCTCCGTGCCATGCGATCCAACACTGCAGAAAAATGGGTTGAAGACAGAATCAACAAGTATGGTCCTATTTCAAAGCTAAGCCTGTTTGGAACACCAACTGTTTTGATTCATGGTCAGGCTGCAAATAAGTTTATATTTGCAAATGGCGGTGACACTATTGTTAACCAGCAAACACAATCCATTAAGATGATATTGGGTGACAGGAACTTGCTTGAACTGAGTGGCAAAGATCATAGCAGAGTCAGAGATGCACTTGTTTCATTCTTGAAGCCGGAATCTTTGAAGCAGTATGTTGGTAAAATTGATGAAGAAGTTAAGAGGCACATTCAGATGCATTGGGAAGGGAAGCAGCAGCTCAAG GTATTGCCTCTGATGAAGACTCTGACATTCAACATAATTTGCTCTCTTCTGTTTGGTCTTGAGAGTGCAAAACAAAGAGATCAATTCATGAAACCCTTTCAAGCAATGATTCAAGGAATGTGGTCAATACCAGTTAATGCACCTTTCACGCTCTACAACCGCAGCCTCAAGGCAAGTGCAAGAATCCAAAACCTGTTGAAGGAGATTGTGCACCAGAAGAAAGACGAACACGAGAAAAATGGTGCCAATCCCCGCCAAGACTTGATCAGTTGCTTGCTTAGCATGGTTGAAGATGGAAAACAAGTTCTAACTGAGAAGGAAATTATCCATAACGCTATGCTTGTCATGGTTGCAGGATATGATACATCATCTGTTGTAATCACTTTTGTCATCCGGCTTTTGGCTAATGAACCAGCTATTTGTGCAGCTGTTCTTCAAG AACATGAAGAAATAGCAAAAGGCAAGCTTTTGGGAGAGCCTCTAACATGGGAAGACCTTTCAAAGATGAAGTACACTTGGAGAGTAGTTATGGAAACTCTTAGAAGGTTTCCACCCATCTTTGGTGGGTTCAGAAAAACAGCAACAGATATTGAATATGATGGATACATTATACCCAAAGGGTGGCAG ATCTTTTGGGTTACATCGATGACTCACATGGACAGCAACATTTTCCCAGAACCATCGAAGTTTGATCCAAGTAGATTTGAAAACCAAGCATCTACACCACCCTATTGCTTTGTCCCATTTGGAGGGGGAGCAAGAATATGTCCAGGATATGAGTTTGCAAGGGTTGAAACTCTGGTGGCAATTCATTACCTTGTAACAAAGTTCAGTTGGAAGCTGCTTTCAGATAATTCCTTCAGCAGGGATCCAATGCCAATGCCATCTCAAGGTCTACTGATTGAACTTTGCCCAAGGGAACTATCTTAG
- the LOC131633618 gene encoding cytochrome P450 716B1-like, with protein MASVLLVALLLLIPIIFLLKRTKPSKRVPPGTLGIPIIGQSLGFLRAMRSNTAEKWIEDRINKYGPISKLNIFGKPTVLIHGQAANKFIFANSGNNIVNQQTKSTKMILGERNLLELSGKDHSRVRGALVSFLKPESLRHYVGKIDEEVRSHLQMHWEGKQQVKVLPLMKTLTFNIICSLLFGLESGKQRDQLMNPFRALIKGVWSVPINAPFTSYNRSLRESTRIQNLLKEIVRQKKVEHEKNGAKSRQDLISCLLSMVEDGKQVLTEKEIIHNAMLVMVAGHDTSAILITFIIRLLANDQDICAAVLQGREIYVFDYMFALAEQEEIAKGKVLGETLTWQDISKMKYTWRVAMETLRKFPPIFGGIRKATTDIEYGGYIIPKGWQIFWVTSMTHMDNKIFPEPSKFDPSRFENQASTPPYCYVPFGGGARICPGYEFAKIETLVAIHYLVTKFSWKLLSDNSFSRDPMPTPSQGLLIELCPRKLS; from the exons ATGGCTAGTGTTCTCCTTGTTGCTCTCCTCTTACTCATCCCAATTATCTTTCTGCTAAAACGAACCAAACCATCCAAAAGGGTCCCTCCAGGTACACTTGGAATTCCCATTATCGGTCAAAGTCTTGGCTTTCTTCGTGCTATGCGATCCAACACTGCAGAAAAATGGATTGAAGACAGAATAAACAAGTATGGTCCTATTTCAAAGCTAAATATCTTTGGAAAACCAACTGTTTTGATTCATGGACAGGCTGCAAATAAGTTTATATTTGCCAACAGCGGTAACAATATTGTTAACCAGCAAACAAAGTCTACTAAGATGATATTAGGTGAAAGGAACTTGCTTGAACTGAGTGGCAAAGATCATAGCAGAGTTAGAGGTGCACTTGTCTCATTCTTGAAGCCGGAATCTTTGAGACACTATGTCGGTAAAATTGATGAAGAGGTTAGAAGCCACCTTCAGATGCATTGGGAAGGGAAACAGCAGGTCAAG GTATTGCCCCTGATGAAGACTCTAACTTTCAACATAATTTGCTCTCTTCTGTTTGGTCTTGAGAGTGGAAAACAAAGAGATCAACTCATGAATCCTTTTCGAGCATTGATTAAAGGAGTGTGGTCAGTCCCAATCAATGCACCCTTCACAAGCTACAACCGCAGCCTCAGGGAAAGTACAAGGATACAAAACTTGTTGAAGGAGATTGTGCGCCAGAAGAAAGTTGAACACGAGAAAAATGGCGCGAAATCCCGCCAAGACTTGATTAGTTGCTTGCTTAGCATGGTTGAAGATGGTAAACAAGTTTTGACTGAGAAGGAAATCATCCATAATGCTATGCTTGTCATGGTTGCGGGGCATGACACGTCAGCTATTCTAATCACTTTCATTATCCGGCTCTTGGCTAACGATCAAGATATTTGTGCAGCTGTTCTTCAAG GTAGAGAAATCTATGTATTTGATTATATGTTTGCACTTGCAGAACAGGAAGAAATAGCGAAAGGCAAGGTCTTGGGAGAGACTTTAACATGGCAAGACATTTCAAAGATGAAATATACTTGGAGAGTAGCAATGGAAACTCTTAGAAAGTTTCCTCCTATTTTTGGTGGAATCAGAAAAGCAACAACAGATATTGAATACGGTGGATACATTATACCCAAAGGGTGGCAG ATCTTTTGGGTCACATCAATGACTCACATGGACAACAAAATATTCCCAGAGCCATCAAAGTTTGATCCAAGTAGATTTGAAAATCAAGCATCTACGCCACCCTATTGCTATGTTCCATTTGGAGGGGGAGCAAGAATATGTCCAGGTTACGAGTTTGCTAAGATTGAAACTCTTGTGGCAATTCATTACCTTGTGACAAAGTTCAGTTGGAAGCTACTTTCAGACAATTCCTTCAGCAGGGATCCAATGCCAACACCATCTCAAGGTCTATTGATTGAACTTTGCCCAAGGAAACTATCTTAG